One segment of Phragmites australis chromosome 13, lpPhrAust1.1, whole genome shotgun sequence DNA contains the following:
- the LOC133889802 gene encoding cyclin-B2-1-like, translating to MEGRAANENRRPVVAKHVASVREMGNRRALREIKNLVGAAPYPCAIAKKPMMQKSGRDEQKPALASDRPMTRKFAASLASKEQPEHKAAATDAAALVVDHKEELTDDGTVDIDLEQYELFIDIDMDEIEHKDSVNDESIMDIDSPDSGNPLAATEYVEELYKFYRENEAKSCVRPDYMSSQEDINAKMRAILIDWLIEVHYKFELMDETLFLTINIIDRFLEKQVVPRKKLQLVGVTAMLLACKYEEVSVPVVEDLVLISDRAYTKGQILEMEKLILSTLKFNMSVPTPYVFMRRFLKAADSDKQLELVSFFMLELCLVEYQMLKYPPSLLAAAAVYTAQCSISRCQHWTKICELHSRYTGDQLLECSRMMVDFHQKAGGGKLTGVHRKYSTFKFGCVAKVEPALFMLESGGTPPSGTI from the exons ATGGAGGGGAGGGCGGCCAACGAGAACCGAAGGCCGGTGGTGGCGAAGCACGTGGCCAGCGTCCGAG AGATGGGGAACCGGCGGGCGCTCAGGGAGATCAAGAACCTCGTCGGAGCTGCCCCGTACCCATGCGCCATCGCCAAGAAGCCCATGATGCA GAAGAGCGGGAGGGATGAGCAGAAGCCGGCATTGGCGAGCGACCGGCCCATGACCAG GAAATTCGCTGCCTCCTTGGCGAGCAAAGAACAACCTGAACATAAGGCGGCCGCGACTGATGCTGCAGCACTTGTAGTTGATCACAAGGAGGAGTTAACCGATGATGGCACTGTCGACATCGACCTGGAACAGTACGAGTTGTTTATCGATATTGACATG GATGAGATTGAGCACAAGGACAGTGTGAATGATGAATCAATCATGGATATCGACAGTCCTGACTCGGGGAATCCGCTTGCAGCAACCGAGTATGTTGAAGAGCTTTACAAGTTCTACAGAGAAAATGAG GCAAAAAGTTGTGTGAGGCCTGATTACATGTCCAGTCAAGAAGATATTAATGCAAAGATGAGAGCGATTCTGATTGACTGGCTCATTGAG GTCCATTACAAGTTTGAGCTCATGGATGAGACACTCTTTCTCACGATAAACATAATAGATAGATTCTTGGAAAAGCAAGTGGTTCCAAGGAAGAAGCTGCAGCTGGTTGGCGTAACAGCTATGCTTCTTGCTTGCAAATATGAGGAGGTCTCAGTTCCGGTTGTTGAGGACCTAGTGCTCATTTCTGACCGGGCGTACACAAAAGGGCAGATTCTAGAAATG GAAAAGTTGATTTTGAGCACACTGAAGTTCAACATGTCTGTTCCAACTCCTTATGTCTTTATGAGGAGATTTCTGAAGGCAGCAGATTCTGATAAACAG CTAGAGCTAGTTTCCTTTTTCATGTTGGAGCTCTGCCTTGTTGAATACCAAATGCTCAAGTATCCCCCTTCGCTTCTGGCTGCCGCTGCAGTTTATACTGCGCAATGTTCTATCAGTCGTTGCCAGCACTGGACAAAGATTTGTGAGTTACATAGCAGATACACCGGTGACCAGCTCCT GGAGTGCTCCAGGATGATGGTAGACTTCCACCAGAAGGCCGGGGGTGGCAAGCTTACCGGCGTCCACAGGAAGTACAGTACATTCAAGTTCGGGTGCGTGGCCAAAGTGGAGCCTGCGCTGTTCATGCTGGAGTCAGGAGGGACACCACCTTCAGGCACAATCTAG